The sequence GATATCTTTATTAAAGATGCTGTTGGCGCTCACAATCGTCCTTTGATTTCCAAATTGACTGAAATGGGTGTTTCAATTGAAGAAACCGATTATGGAATTCACGTTGTTGGTACTAATCAATTAAAACCAGTAGATGTTAAGACAATGCCACATCCTGGTTTCCCAACTGATATGCAAGCTCAAATGACTTTGGCTCAATTATTGAGTGTGGGAACTACGGTTATGACAGAAACAGTCTTTGAAAACAGATTTATGCATTTCCCAGAATTTGGAAAAATGAAGGCCGACTATAAGATTGAAGGTAATTCAGTTATTATGTTTGGTCCAGCGCAATTAAGTGGTGCTAACGTTGCTGCTACTGATTTACGTGCTGCTGCAGCACTAGTATTAGCAGGATTAGTTGCTGAAGGTGAGACTAGAGTTTCTAACCTTCAATATTTGGACCGTGGATATTATCATTTCACTGAAAAGTTAAGAGATTTAGGTGCTAAGATCAGAAGAGTCTCAATCGATGAATCTGGTAGAGAAAGATTAGTATTGAATACAATACCAAGTGTTACAAAATTGGCTTAAAGTTCGCTTAAGGAAGTGGAAAAACCACTTTCTTTTTTTATTGGCAATTTAATGATTAGGCTGGTTATGATATACTTTTTGTGTTCAGATTTTGGAGGATATAGTATGTCGAAATATCTAGGAATTGATTTAGGTACAGCAAATGTACTGATTGATGTCAAAGGTGAAGGAATTGTCTTAAATGAACCTTCAGTTGTGGCAATCAATACAAATAATAATGATGTAGTAGCAGTTGGTAAAGATGCTTATATGATGGTTGGTAGAACTCCAGCTAACATTAAAGCTATTCGTCCCTTAAAAGACGGTGTAATTGCTGACTTTGATATTACTGAAAAGATGCTTCAATATTTTATTGAAAAGCTAAATGTTGGTGGACGTTTCTCGAAACCAACGATTATGATCTGTGCACCAACAAACGTAACGCCAGTTGAACAAAAATCGATTATCGAGGCAGCCGAACAAGCTGGTGGTGGTAAGGTTTATCTTCAATTGGAACCAAAAGTTGCTGCTGTCGGTGCAGGTTTGGATATTTTCAAGCCACAAGGTAACATGGTCATTGATATTGGTGGTGGTACCAGTGATATTGCTGTCATTTCAATGGGTGATATTGTAACTAGCCAATCACTTCGTTTTGCTGGTGATAAGATGACTAGTGCTATTCAAGCGTACATTAAGCAACATCACAATTTGATTATCGGTGAAAGAACAGCCGAACAAATCAAAATTGAAATTGGTTGTGTAATGGATGCTGATGAAAGTAAGACATTCTCAGCTAGTGGAATCGATATTGTTTCTGGTTTGCCAAAAGAGATCACTACTAATGAAGTAGAGATTCAAGAAGCTCTTCGTGACGGCGTTGTTCAAATCGTTGCTGCTGCTAAGAATGTTTTGGAACAAACACCTCCAGAACTATCAGGTGATATCATTGATCGAGGTATCATGTTAACTGGTGGTGGAGCATTGTTGAAGAACTTAGACAAATTGTTGTCTGAAAAACTTCAAGTACCAGTTCTCTTGACTGATAGTCCATTAGATTCCGTTGCTTTAGGTACAGGTGTATTATTGGATCATATTGAAAAACATCAAAAATACTAGGGTGAAAAATGAAAAGAGACTTTGGCAAAGAATATCGTCATGATATTTTCAAAAAAATTGGTTGGGTATTACTATTAATGCTCATTTTCTTGGTTTTAGGTATGTTGATAGGATCGGCTTTAGGTGGTTCTAATCCGTTAGCTGTATTGTGGCCGGGGACTTGGATGCACATGTTTGAATTTTTAAGGTAATTAGATGCTTAAAAAACTTTTAATTGGAATAGTTCGTTTTTATCAGAAATTTATTTCACCAGTTTTGCCACCTAGTTGTCGCTATTATCCAACATGTTCGACTTACTTTATTGATGCGGTTAAAAAGCATGGTGGAATTTTAGGTACAATTATGGGATTGGCACGTATTTTACGTTGCAATCCCTTTGTTCGCGGTGGAGTAGACCCAGTACCTGATAATTTCACTATTTTTAGAAATCCTCATCCTGAAAAATATGAAGATGAAATTATCGCCAAAAAATTTCACAACAAAGAATAGGAAAGATTTAATGTCTAATAGAAAAAAAACAGTTGAAATCAACTTAAAAGATATCAGTAGTGATCCTGAAACTTATGAACTTTGGGACCGCAAGAAGTATATTGGTACCATCAAAAAAGACGGAGATCGTTATCTTTCATTCGTAGAAAGTAACGATACTCCTTTCAAATCAGTAAAATTGGACGATGCAATCAATGAATTGTTAATGCAATATAATTTACATAATCATTAGCAGGTGTAAATATGCAAATAAGAGAAAATAGAAAAAAGAATGATGTGGATTCTCGAATCGATTACGGAATCATTTTTTCCGTAATGATGCTTGCGATGATTGGACTAATGTCTATTTACGTAGCTACGATTCAGGATTCACAAAATCCATTAAGAAATGTAGTTTCACAGTTAGCATGGTATGTTATCGGTGCAATTGGGATAGCAATCATCATGCAATTTGATGCGGAGCAACTGTGGCAGGTGGCAAACTATGCTTACTTTGCCGGGATTGCTTTGCTGTTCTTAGTTTTGATTTTTTATAGCCGCTCGTATGCTGCCAGTACTGGTGCTAAGAGTTGGTTTGCCGTTGGATCGTTTACGTTTCAGCCATCTGAAGTAATGAAACCGGCATATATATTGATGCTGGGGAAAGTTATTACGAATCATAACAGTGAATATCAAGTTCACACCATAAAAAACGACTTTATCTTATTGGGCAAATTATTCTTGTGGACTTTACCAGTCATGGTTCTATTGAAATTACAAAATGATTTCGGTACTATCTTGGTTTTCGTTGCCATTTTAGGTGGAATGATTTTGGTTTCTGGAATCGATTGGCGAATCCTCTTAACTGGTTTTCTGATTGTTGCCGTTATCGGTGGAACAGCTCTGTTATTTGCTACAACTGATTGGGGTCGGCAGATCCTAGGACATTTTGGTTTTAGATCTTATCAATTTGCCCGTATTGATAGTTGGCGTAATCCTTCGGCTGATACGTCAGAAAATGGTTATCAGATCTGGCAGAATATGAAAGCTATCGGATCTGGTAAGTTGTTTGGTAAAGGTTTTAACGTTTCTAACGTTTATGTTCCCGTTCGTGAGTCCGATATGATTTTCTCCGTTATTGGTGAGAATTTTGGCTTTATCGGTTCATGTGTTTTGATTTTGCTTTATTTCTTATTAATTTATCAAATGGTTCAAGTTACTTTTGATACTAAGAATGAATTTTATGCTTATGTATCAACTGGTGTAATCATGATGATTTTGTTCCATGTTTTCGAAAATATTGGTATGAGTGTTGGTTTATTACCATTGACAGGTATCCCGTTGCCGTTTATCTCGCAAGGTGGGTCAGCATTGTTAGGTAATATGATCGGTATTGGATTAGTGATGTCGATGAGGTTCCATCATAAGAGTTACATGTTTGAAAACGGTACTTTTAAGCAAAGGTAGGAATTTTTATGAGTGAAAAGAAAAATTATTACTGGATAAAAAAGGGTGACAAGACAACTCGTATAGGCTTAACTAAAGAGGCTCAAGAGGCTTTAGGTGATGTCAAATATGTCGAATTACCTGATCTAGATTCTGAAATAAAAAAAGGAGAATCTAGTGGTGAAATTGAAGCTCAAAAGGCTGTAATAGAGCTAGAATCACCAGTTGACGGGAAAATCGTTAAAGTGAACGATAAATTAAATGATAATCCTGAATTATTAAATGGTAGTGAAAAAGATGCATGGTTCTTTGAAGTAAATAATTAAATTTTTAAAATTTATCTTTTTATCGTTGCTTATTTCTTGCAACATTTTTTAATAACTGTTTAAATTATCCATGGAATTAATAAATGAATGGGGATAGTTTAGAATGAAAATTTTAGGTGAAAAGATTCGCCACTACAGAAAGCTCAGAGGTATTTCTCAATCTGAGCTCGCTGATGGTATTTGTACACAGGCAACTGTCAGCCTGATTGAAAAAAAAGACAAGATTCCAAGTATGGAAATTTTGGTTCGCATTTGTGAAAGACTGGGTATCACAATGAACCTTGTAATCGTCAATGACGATAGTCAAATATATTCCATCATTAGTGACATTAAGAAATCATTTTATCAAGATGATTTCGAAGGTATCAGTGACAAACTGGGTAAACTAAAAAACATCAATGTCAATAATAAGCAAGAAATCAAATTGATTCATTTCTTCAATGGATTGATTGAATATGTAAGTAGCAAGAATTATGACAAAGCTATTTTTGATTTCAACCGGGCTATGAATGTTAATATTGCTAATGTTGATATGTATGACATTTTGATCGACGTCTTTACTGCTAAGGCCTACATCAATAAAAAGTCAATGGACGAAGCTCGAGTTTATTACAATCAAGCCAAGGATTTGATCAAATCAAGCCTTGATAAGATTGGTGATGAAAATTACCACGATAGCATTTTGATTTATAGCAACATGGCAGATTTGTCATTGAAGCTAGAAGAAAATCAAAAGGCTATGGAATATGCTAACGAAGGTATTTTCATTGCTAGAAGAGAACAAACTTTGTTCAAACTCGATGAAATGTACTGTTACTTGGCAGATGCCGGTACTCGTGAAGGTCAAAAGACTGATGAGGACTATATCAAGGCATATGTGATCTCAAGTATCAGTGAAAACAAAACAGTTTTTGAAAAATTAAAGATTAAAATGAAAGATATGCATTTGAATATCTTTTAAATAAAAAATTTATTAATTTCCGCTAATCAAAAAGAGGGTCGATTCTTTTAGAATCGATCCTCTTTTTTAATGCTTATTATTTTCTAGGTTTTTGAATCGTTTTATTATCTAAATCAGTTCTGACTACCAAGACATCACATGCAGCAGTTCTAGTTACATATTCAGTAACTGAACCAATGAGAAGTCTTTCCATAGCGTTAAGACCAGTAGCACCAATCATGATCAAATCGACACCTAACTTCTTTGGAAAGTCAGTAGCGATGATAGCTTTTGGTGAGCCATATTCAATACTGTAGTCAATTTCGTCTAAACCGGCATCCTTAGCCGTTTTAACGTACTTCTTAACTGTTTCCTTAGCTTTTTCAGTAATTTGTTCTACCATTGTTGAATCGAAGCTAGAAACGTTTTGGAAAGCTCTAGTATCAATGACGTGAATTAAATGGATCGCAGCTTTATTTCTCTTAGCTACCTCGACAGCCTTTTTAAATGCTAATTCTGCCTCGAATGAACCATCAATTGGTACGAGAATGTTTTTATATTGTTGTAACATAAGTATCACCCCGTTAATGTAATATTACTGCTTTTATAATTTCATTTTAGTTTATTTGGTGAAATAAATACAGTAATCCAACGATATTTAACGTATATTTGCTAAATAAATTGAAAATCCTGCCGCAATCAAACTACCTAACAATAAAGTAATGAAGTTAGCTTCACGACTTCCAAAAAAGGCAATGGCAATTCCCATAATAGCGACTAAAACCAATAATACAGCCGTATAGCGCATAACGTTTTTGAGCGTTAAATTTTCATCTGGTGAATAAATCAAAAATTTTCCGCTACTGTGTGACCAAAGAATGTAAGCTAAAGCTAACAAAAAAATCACAAAAAAGATCATTAAAATTTTAATTATCATAATTATTCTGACTCCGTTTCGAATTCTTTTTCCAAGATTGTATTTGTTGGATTCTGAGATTGAGCGCTTGTTCGTATTTACCAGTATCATTTGGTTGATAATAGTGACGATTACGTAAATTATTTGGTAAGTACTGCTGTTCAACCCAAGAGTTTGGATAATTGTGGGGATATTTATATTCAATTCCGTGCCCAAGTTTCTTAGCTCCAGAGTAATGAGCATCTTTTAAGTCATCGGGAATAGAATTGGCTTTGCCGCTGCGAACATCTTCTAATGCAGAATCAATTGCGACCATGCCTGAATTTGATTTAGGACAGAGACATAAGTCAATGACAGCATCTGCTAAAGGAATTCTAGCTTCAGGCAATCCCACCATTTGTGCAACCTGACAAGCTTGAACTGCTCTAGCACATGCTTGAGGGTTAGCTAAGCCGACATCTTCATAAGCACAGACCATCAATCTTCTAATGGCCGAGGTTAAATCACCAGCTTCTAATAGCCGAGCTAGATAAAGAATTGCAGCATTAGGATCACTGCCACGAATTGATTTTTGAAAAGCTGACATAACATCGTAATGACTGTCGCCATCTTTATCTGAAGAAATAGCTTTTCTTTGAACTGATTCTTCGATGGACTGTAAGTCAATGTGAATTAAGTCATCCTTTGAGGGCTTAGTTGAGAGAACTGAAAGTTCCAGTCCATTTAAAATACTTCTCAAATCACCATTCGTGGAACTGACTAATAATTCCAGTGCATTTTCATCAAGTTTTACATGATATTTTCCTAAACCGTTCTCTGAATCATTTAAAGCACGCTTAACGGCTTTTTTTAAGTCATCACTATTAAGTGGCTTCAATTCAAAAATTTGCACTCTAGAGCGAATAGCAGGGCTTATATTGATATATGGATTTTCAGTTGTAGCACCGATTAAAATAATGGAGCCACTTTCCAAAAGAGGTAATAAAAAATCCTGTTTAGTTTTATCTAAGCGATGAATCTCATCGAGCATTAAAACAACGGTACCGCTCATTTTTGCTTCTTCAGCTACGATCTGTAGGTCTTTTTTAGTATCGGTTGCTGCATTCAACATGCGAAAGGCATATTTAGTAGAGCCGGCAATAGCACTGGCAATACTAGTTTTGCCGATCCCCGGAGGTCCATAAAGAATCATCGAGGACAACATTTTACTTTCAACCATTCGACGAATGATTTTATGTGGTCCGACTAAATGCTGTTGTCCGACAACTTCATCGATATTAGTAGGGCGCATTCGATATGCTAATGGTTTTTGCATAGCTCCTCCTATATAATTAATATAATATATTCTACAACAAAGGATTGAGAACATGTTTGATAAAAATGATTTTAAAGTTTTTGATGATATGACACTTTCTGGACGTTTAGATTTAATTAAAACAAATCTTGATCCAAAGTTCGAAGTTTTTGGTTCGGGTTTATTAAAACATCTAGAAGATGAATATCAACAGCAATTTTTCATGAAAATAGCTAAACATCAGCGACGGACGAAAAATCCGCCTCCAGATACGTGGTTGGCTATTAATCAAGATAAAAAGGGTTATAAAAAGACTCCACATTTGGAATTTGGGTTGTGGCCAGACCGTTATTTTATCACGTTTAGTCTCTTGGCAGATATTCGTGATCGTCAAAAATATTACCCAGTTTTAAGAAAGTATCAAGATCAAATAGTTCACGAAGGTTGGGGTGTCTCCAATGATCATACTTCTAGTAAGTTATTGTCGGCTGACAACTTTGAAAAAGTTATAACACATTATCAAAAGGTAAAATCTAGTGATTTAGTGATAGGCTTTGAATTGTTGAATACTTCGCAAGAAGTTATAAAAGGTGATTATGATCAAATTTTAAAAGATAAATTTTTACAATTGAGTAAGTATTTAGTTGACTTCAATCAAGAAATTTCTTCACAAAATTAATTTTTTATTATTAGTTTAATTTGTATAAAAGATATCCTATAATGATGTTGAATTAAGAGAATAATAATTAAGGGATGATGAAGATGGAGTGGTATAAATGTGCGGAATTTTGGTTCGGCGTAATTATAACGTTGGCGTTTTTCCAATTGTTTTTTAACGCAACCTTTGGAGTCATGTGGTGGAGCGGCTTGATAGCTAGTATTGTTGGTCTGCTGCTTATTCTAAATTCATTAAGTAGGATTAAATTTAAGTAGAGAACATTGTTAGAGTGAAGTTATTATTTCATTCTGGTGATGTTCTTTTTAATTTATATAAAAATAAGGCAAAAAAAAATACATCCACCAAATAGTGAATGTATTTTTGTCCAAATATTAAAGTACTTGGTTGTAGTATTCAACAACTAGTGATTCATCAATGTTTGGTTCTAGTTCGTCACGTTCTGGGTTACGTACTAGTGAACCTGTCAATGTGTTTTCATCGAAGTTAACAAAACCAGGACGACCAACAACGTTTTCAAGGTTTTCCTTAACAATAGCAAGGTCCTTTGACTTTTCACGAAGGCTGATCTTTTGACCAATTTGAACTTCGTATGAAGGGATATCAACACGTTTGCCATCAACTGTGATGTGACCGTGGTTTACAAGTTGACGAGCTTGTGGACGTGAACTTGCAAGACCTAAACGGTAAACAACGTTATCCAATCTTGTTTCAAGAAGGATCATTAAGTTGATACCATGGATACCATCCATCTTACCAGCACGGTTAAATAGGTTACGGAATTGACGTTCGTTAACATCATACATGAAACGTAACTTTTGCTTTTCAGCTAATTGTTGACCGTATTCTGAGATCTTACGACGGCCACCGTTTGGTCCGTGTTGACCAGGGGCGTAGTTTCTACGAGCGATTTCCTTACCAGTACCTGAAAGTGAGATACCTAAACGACGTGATAATTTCCAGCGTGGGCCAGTATATCTTGACATATTTTAATTCCTCCAAAATGTTTGTCTGGAGTAAAATAATTAACTAGAGCTTAGCATTCGTGCAGTTATCGTTACAAATTTCACCTTGTGCAGCCACAGGTTACTGATTGAACTAACTCGTCGATAACTGTTGACGTTCTTGCCGCTCTTTGCTGCATATTTTACACGAAGGCTAGTATACCGTGATGACGAACGATTGTCAAAATTATTTTGGGAATAGTTTAAAACTTTATTATGAAAAGCTGACTTAGATAATAATAAGAGTAATATTTGTTATAATTTCATAAAGACAAGACTGAATCGTCATTAGGGGTGTAAATGTGTTTGTAATTATTATTGGAATAATCTTAATCGTTCTATTTTTCTTATGGTACATGTGGTTTTTGCAAAAGAAAAATGCTTCCACGTTAAATGAATATAAGGATAGAACTGATCACTTAAAAGAAGCTCGCTTAGAAGGCAAAATTGAGAAACTAACTAAAATGAAATTGTCTGGTGCTAGTGATGATCGTTTTAATCAGTTGAAAGTTGAATATCACAAGCAAGAAGAAGAGATTTTTTCGGATATTCTTCGACAAATGCGTGGAGCCGAATACAAAAATACTGAATTTAAGGTTTTCGGTGCCAATAGTGATTTGAAAAAAATTAATGCTAGTTTGAAACAATTTGAAGATGAAATTTCTCAAATTTCACAGGGCTTTGATGAATTGTTAAAGAGCAATGAATTGAATGCTACTCACAGCGAAGAATTACAAAAGAAATATCAAACATTACGCAAGCAAGTTTTGACGCAATCATTTAGTTATGGTCCAGCGACCGATAAATTAGAGGATGAGTTATCAGAGATTGCTAACTTATTAGATAATGAAAAGCAATTAACAACTAAAGGTGATCACATTGAAGCTAGTCAAATTTTGGACGATATTAAAATTAAGCTAGGTTTGATCACAGACCAATTAAAAGTTATCGAACCATTGTTCCACGACTTAAATGAAGTTTTCCCAGGGCAAGTGGACGAAATTAAGTTTGTCTTTCAAAAATTAGATAAGCAACATTTCAAATTCAATGATGATATTGTTGCCTTGATTCAAGAAGTTCAAAAAGAAATTGAAGAATCAAATGACAAGTTGGGTGAATTGAATTTCGACGCTGTTAATACTAATAATGAAGATATTAAACAAAGAATTGACGACTTGTATGAAACGTTAACGTTGGAAATAGACGGTAAGCGTGATGTTTTAAAGGAACAAAAACCTGTTTTAGACTACATCAATCACGCGGTTTTTCAACACAATCGTTTGGATAAAAGAATTCAGAAATTACAAGAAGGTTATGTCTTAACAGATAAGACTTTAGATACTTTTAAGAGTAATTTTGATACCTTGAATGAAGTTCGTCGTGAATACGATGCCGACGTACAAAGTATTGCTGATAAACAAGTGATTTTTTCACAAGTAAGAACTGATTTTAAAAACATCGTTAAAGAATTAGATGAAATCGAAACTAGTGAAAAAGATATTAATGATGAACTCAATCAGATGTTAACTAGTGAACAAATTGCTCGTAATAGTGTCGATGAATATGCTAAACGTTTAGAGATTCAAAAAAAGATGATCGAACAATTGCGCTTGAATGGTTTGCCAGATGATTATCTTGATTACTTCTACATGGTTTATGATGAAATCAATAAATTATATGATGATTTAGATGCTGATCAAATTAATATGGAAGATATTAGTAAAGCAGTCATCATCACGCAAGAGGATTT comes from Companilactobacillus pabuli and encodes:
- a CDS encoding rod shape-determining protein — encoded protein: MSKYLGIDLGTANVLIDVKGEGIVLNEPSVVAINTNNNDVVAVGKDAYMMVGRTPANIKAIRPLKDGVIADFDITEKMLQYFIEKLNVGGRFSKPTIMICAPTNVTPVEQKSIIEAAEQAGGGKVYLQLEPKVAAVGAGLDIFKPQGNMVIDIGGGTSDIAVISMGDIVTSQSLRFAGDKMTSAIQAYIKQHHNLIIGERTAEQIKIEIGCVMDADESKTFSASGIDIVSGLPKEITTNEVEIQEALRDGVVQIVAAAKNVLEQTPPELSGDIIDRGIMLTGGGALLKNLDKLLSEKLQVPVLLTDSPLDSVALGTGVLLDHIEKHQKY
- a CDS encoding DNA-directed RNA polymerase subunit beta, giving the protein MKRDFGKEYRHDIFKKIGWVLLLMLIFLVLGMLIGSALGGSNPLAVLWPGTWMHMFEFLR
- the yidD gene encoding membrane protein insertion efficiency factor YidD codes for the protein MLKKLLIGIVRFYQKFISPVLPPSCRYYPTCSTYFIDAVKKHGGILGTIMGLARILRCNPFVRGGVDPVPDNFTIFRNPHPEKYEDEIIAKKFHNKE
- a CDS encoding DUF2969 family protein → MSNRKKTVEINLKDISSDPETYELWDRKKYIGTIKKDGDRYLSFVESNDTPFKSVKLDDAINELLMQYNLHNH
- a CDS encoding FtsW/RodA/SpoVE family cell cycle protein gives rise to the protein MQIRENRKKNDVDSRIDYGIIFSVMMLAMIGLMSIYVATIQDSQNPLRNVVSQLAWYVIGAIGIAIIMQFDAEQLWQVANYAYFAGIALLFLVLIFYSRSYAASTGAKSWFAVGSFTFQPSEVMKPAYILMLGKVITNHNSEYQVHTIKNDFILLGKLFLWTLPVMVLLKLQNDFGTILVFVAILGGMILVSGIDWRILLTGFLIVAVIGGTALLFATTDWGRQILGHFGFRSYQFARIDSWRNPSADTSENGYQIWQNMKAIGSGKLFGKGFNVSNVYVPVRESDMIFSVIGENFGFIGSCVLILLYFLLIYQMVQVTFDTKNEFYAYVSTGVIMMILFHVFENIGMSVGLLPLTGIPLPFISQGGSALLGNMIGIGLVMSMRFHHKSYMFENGTFKQR
- a CDS encoding glycine cleavage system protein H, giving the protein MSEKKNYYWIKKGDKTTRIGLTKEAQEALGDVKYVELPDLDSEIKKGESSGEIEAQKAVIELESPVDGKIVKVNDKLNDNPELLNGSEKDAWFFEVNN
- a CDS encoding helix-turn-helix domain-containing protein; the protein is MKILGEKIRHYRKLRGISQSELADGICTQATVSLIEKKDKIPSMEILVRICERLGITMNLVIVNDDSQIYSIISDIKKSFYQDDFEGISDKLGKLKNINVNNKQEIKLIHFFNGLIEYVSSKNYDKAIFDFNRAMNVNIANVDMYDILIDVFTAKAYINKKSMDEARVYYNQAKDLIKSSLDKIGDENYHDSILIYSNMADLSLKLEENQKAMEYANEGIFIARREQTLFKLDEMYCYLADAGTREGQKTDEDYIKAYVISSISENKTVFEKLKIKMKDMHLNIF
- a CDS encoding universal stress protein; this encodes MLQQYKNILVPIDGSFEAELAFKKAVEVAKRNKAAIHLIHVIDTRAFQNVSSFDSTMVEQITEKAKETVKKYVKTAKDAGLDEIDYSIEYGSPKAIIATDFPKKLGVDLIMIGATGLNAMERLLIGSVTEYVTRTAACDVLVVRTDLDNKTIQKPRK
- a CDS encoding replication-associated recombination protein A, encoding MQKPLAYRMRPTNIDEVVGQQHLVGPHKIIRRMVESKMLSSMILYGPPGIGKTSIASAIAGSTKYAFRMLNAATDTKKDLQIVAEEAKMSGTVVLMLDEIHRLDKTKQDFLLPLLESGSIILIGATTENPYINISPAIRSRVQIFELKPLNSDDLKKAVKRALNDSENGLGKYHVKLDENALELLVSSTNGDLRSILNGLELSVLSTKPSKDDLIHIDLQSIEESVQRKAISSDKDGDSHYDVMSAFQKSIRGSDPNAAILYLARLLEAGDLTSAIRRLMVCAYEDVGLANPQACARAVQACQVAQMVGLPEARIPLADAVIDLCLCPKSNSGMVAIDSALEDVRSGKANSIPDDLKDAHYSGAKKLGHGIEYKYPHNYPNSWVEQQYLPNNLRNRHYYQPNDTGKYEQALNLRIQQIQSWKKNSKRSQNNYDN
- a CDS encoding DUF1054 family protein; translation: MFDKNDFKVFDDMTLSGRLDLIKTNLDPKFEVFGSGLLKHLEDEYQQQFFMKIAKHQRRTKNPPPDTWLAINQDKKGYKKTPHLEFGLWPDRYFITFSLLADIRDRQKYYPVLRKYQDQIVHEGWGVSNDHTSSKLLSADNFEKVITHYQKVKSSDLVIGFELLNTSQEVIKGDYDQILKDKFLQLSKYLVDFNQEISSQN
- the rpsD gene encoding 30S ribosomal protein S4, which codes for MSRYTGPRWKLSRRLGISLSGTGKEIARRNYAPGQHGPNGGRRKISEYGQQLAEKQKLRFMYDVNERQFRNLFNRAGKMDGIHGINLMILLETRLDNVVYRLGLASSRPQARQLVNHGHITVDGKRVDIPSYEVQIGQKISLREKSKDLAIVKENLENVVGRPGFVNFDENTLTGSLVRNPERDELEPNIDESLVVEYYNQVL
- a CDS encoding septation ring formation regulator EzrA, coding for MFVIIIGIILIVLFFLWYMWFLQKKNASTLNEYKDRTDHLKEARLEGKIEKLTKMKLSGASDDRFNQLKVEYHKQEEEIFSDILRQMRGAEYKNTEFKVFGANSDLKKINASLKQFEDEISQISQGFDELLKSNELNATHSEELQKKYQTLRKQVLTQSFSYGPATDKLEDELSEIANLLDNEKQLTTKGDHIEASQILDDIKIKLGLITDQLKVIEPLFHDLNEVFPGQVDEIKFVFQKLDKQHFKFNDDIVALIQEVQKEIEESNDKLGELNFDAVNTNNEDIKQRIDDLYETLTLEIDGKRDVLKEQKPVLDYINHAVFQHNRLDKRIQKLQEGYVLTDKTLDTFKSNFDTLNEVRREYDADVQSIADKQVIFSQVRTDFKNIVKELDEIETSEKDINDELNQMLTSEQIARNSVDEYAKRLEIQKKMIEQLRLNGLPDDYLDYFYMVYDEINKLYDDLDADQINMEDISKAVIITQEDLNNLVEKTSKLKYNVQLAEKLLQYANRYATKDGAFSDELAHARSLFDDDYNYQESVDVISKALEEVESGSVDRIKETINS